The following proteins are encoded in a genomic region of Sorangiineae bacterium MSr12523:
- a CDS encoding DUF3341 domain-containing protein, whose product MSDDDTRNKKTLKEGLPRDERAEGGSNGNVPEAPFSERDAAILADKAQDHAGAKPMAHTPHGKEDIAEGAKPVPRADSDDEEPLGTYKKIDPQDRESGAHRGPARKHDDPKTKALKPKMRPALLLAEYRTPGECMHAAEKLRDAGYTKFDAHTPFPVHGMDRAMGLPDSKLGWIVIAMGLTGTTLAFTMMYWMNNVDYPIVIGGKPPTIASVPSMIPIMFELTILLSAFGAVFGMFHLNRLPRHHHPVFESDRFRAFSNDKFFLSVEVEDPKFKLDRTRELLDKTHPSHVELVEEEV is encoded by the coding sequence ATGAGTGACGACGATACCCGCAACAAGAAGACGCTGAAGGAAGGCCTCCCGCGCGACGAGCGCGCGGAAGGTGGGAGCAACGGCAACGTCCCCGAGGCTCCGTTCTCCGAGCGCGACGCCGCGATCCTCGCCGACAAGGCCCAGGACCACGCGGGCGCCAAGCCGATGGCCCACACGCCCCACGGCAAGGAAGACATCGCCGAAGGCGCGAAGCCCGTTCCCCGCGCCGACTCCGACGACGAAGAGCCGCTCGGCACGTACAAGAAGATCGACCCGCAGGACCGCGAGTCGGGCGCCCACCGCGGCCCCGCGCGCAAGCACGACGATCCGAAGACGAAGGCTCTCAAGCCGAAGATGCGCCCTGCCCTGCTCCTCGCCGAGTACCGCACCCCGGGCGAGTGCATGCACGCCGCGGAGAAGCTTCGCGACGCCGGCTACACGAAGTTCGACGCGCACACGCCGTTCCCCGTTCACGGGATGGATCGGGCGATGGGCCTGCCGGACTCGAAGCTCGGCTGGATCGTCATCGCCATGGGTCTCACCGGAACGACCCTCGCGTTCACCATGATGTACTGGATGAACAACGTGGACTACCCGATCGTCATCGGCGGAAAGCCGCCGACCATCGCGAGCGTCCCGTCGATGATTCCGATCATGTTCGAGCTGACCATCCTGCTGTCGGCCTTCGGCGCGGTGTTCGGCATGTTTCACCTGAATCGCCTTCCGCGCCACCACCACCCGGTGTTCGAGTCGGACCGCTTCCGGGCGTTCTCGAACGACAAGTTCTTCCTGTCGGTGGAAGTGGAAGATCCCAAGTTCAAGCTCGATCGGACGCGCGAGTTGCTGGACAAGACGCATCCGTCGCACGTCGAGCTCGTCGAGGAGGAAGTTTGA
- a CDS encoding TAT-variant-translocated molybdopterin oxidoreductase — protein sequence MKRKPYDFQDVASSSSGAKVFWKSIEEKESADHLQTMKEAEFPFGLAKQVEKAKEEGSEAPVFSVDRRNFLKFGSAVTALFGLEGCVRRPVEKLVPYTRAPEQVIPGIPNHYASVLNRRGEALGVLVESHEGRPTKIEGNPDHPASRGGTDTIAQAMIWDLYDPDRSTTPLNANAAAKWDQFQAYFASTLKAHEGDQGARLRVLAEPSNSPTFIRLRDAVKARFPQAKFHTYSPVDDGNAREGARIAFGQPLNTLYDYARAKVIVSLESDFLETEAGSVRATRLFGEGRRVRSPGDTMSRLYVVESTHSLTGANSDHRLRLSSGDIERYARLLAKEVAALGVDLGKVGGALGNVDASGIPEKWLKVVAKELSANRGRAIVVVGSRQPAAVHALAHALNRALGSVGQTVHYAPVADPHEDASADLRTLARDLDSGKVDTLLLIGGNPVYDAPGDLKFADKLGKAKNTVHLSSHVNETSEKCTWHLPRTHELETWGDQRSLDGTWSVQQPLILPLHGGKSEIEVLALMVPELANKKSYDLVRDTMRAASPTPASGLAVSTPAATDPAVPATPAAPAAPAAGAAGAKAPAAGLIHPNAPAPGKPDPKALAVAGVAAAGAKAAPPPPAAPPAAPPAVPSLAAFDFERQWKTALQKGIIGGSAPTAFTPSDVRADDIVAELSKAAKKAGGGLEAVFLPDPKLHAGEHANNPWLLELPDTMTKIVWDNAALLSKKTADEKGIKNGDLIKVSRGDASITIAAWILPGQADNSIGLRLGWGRAKPGRYGKGHGFDVNPLRSSEAPGFVSGVNIEKTGTTYDLTQTQDHDSMEGRPVAIDATLEEYRANPSFTQYRSANPKTLPLWNRQDYSKGHQWGMSIDLNQCTGCNACIIACQAENNIPTVGKTQVGRGREMHWLRIDRYFVGNDVADPQVALQPLACVQCEEAPCENVCPVNATEHSPEGLNDMAYNRCIGTRYCANNCPYKVRRFNYLEFQGDPLYGDMPETVKMQFNPNVTVRMRGVMEKCTYCVQRIQEAKINEKRTGKPLRDQSFTTACAQACPAGGIVFGDLNDPKSRVAELRKRDRSYALLADLGTHPRTTYLGKIRNPNKEMA from the coding sequence ATGAAACGCAAGCCGTACGACTTCCAAGACGTCGCCTCCTCGTCTTCTGGCGCCAAAGTTTTCTGGAAGAGCATCGAAGAAAAAGAGTCCGCCGATCACCTTCAGACGATGAAGGAAGCGGAGTTCCCGTTTGGCTTGGCCAAGCAGGTGGAGAAGGCCAAGGAAGAGGGCAGCGAAGCCCCGGTCTTTTCCGTCGATCGTCGTAACTTCCTCAAGTTCGGCTCTGCCGTCACCGCGCTGTTCGGCCTCGAGGGCTGCGTTCGCCGCCCCGTCGAGAAGCTCGTTCCGTACACGCGCGCGCCCGAGCAGGTCATTCCGGGCATTCCGAATCACTACGCCTCGGTCCTCAACCGACGCGGAGAGGCGCTCGGAGTTCTCGTGGAGAGCCACGAGGGCCGTCCCACGAAGATCGAGGGCAATCCGGACCACCCCGCGAGCCGCGGCGGCACCGATACGATTGCGCAGGCCATGATCTGGGATCTGTACGATCCCGATCGTTCGACGACGCCGCTCAACGCGAACGCCGCCGCCAAGTGGGATCAGTTCCAGGCGTACTTCGCGTCCACGCTGAAGGCGCACGAGGGTGACCAGGGTGCGCGTCTGCGCGTGCTGGCGGAGCCCTCGAACTCGCCCACGTTCATTCGGCTGCGCGATGCCGTCAAGGCGCGCTTCCCGCAGGCGAAGTTCCACACGTATTCGCCGGTGGACGATGGCAATGCGCGCGAAGGTGCACGCATCGCGTTCGGCCAGCCGCTCAATACGCTGTACGACTACGCGCGCGCCAAGGTGATCGTTTCGCTCGAGTCCGACTTCCTCGAGACCGAGGCGGGCAGCGTTCGCGCGACGCGTCTGTTCGGTGAAGGTCGCCGCGTTCGTTCGCCGGGCGACACGATGAGCCGTCTGTACGTCGTCGAGTCGACGCACAGCCTCACCGGCGCCAATTCGGATCATCGCCTGCGCCTCTCTTCGGGCGACATCGAGCGTTACGCACGCCTGCTCGCGAAAGAAGTCGCGGCGCTCGGCGTGGACCTGGGCAAGGTCGGCGGCGCGCTTGGCAATGTCGATGCTTCGGGCATCCCGGAGAAGTGGCTCAAGGTCGTTGCCAAAGAGCTTTCGGCAAACCGCGGTCGCGCGATCGTGGTCGTCGGCTCGCGGCAGCCGGCCGCCGTTCACGCCCTCGCGCACGCGTTGAATCGCGCGCTCGGGTCGGTGGGTCAGACGGTGCACTACGCGCCGGTGGCCGATCCGCACGAGGATGCATCGGCGGATCTGCGCACGCTCGCGCGTGACCTCGATTCGGGCAAGGTCGACACGTTGCTCCTCATCGGCGGCAACCCGGTGTACGACGCGCCTGGCGATTTGAAGTTCGCCGACAAGCTCGGAAAAGCGAAGAACACGGTTCACCTGTCGTCGCACGTCAACGAGACCAGCGAGAAGTGCACGTGGCACCTGCCGCGCACGCACGAGCTGGAGACGTGGGGCGATCAGCGCTCGCTCGACGGCACGTGGAGCGTTCAGCAGCCGCTGATTCTGCCGCTGCACGGCGGCAAGAGCGAGATCGAAGTCCTCGCGCTCATGGTGCCGGAGCTCGCGAACAAGAAGAGCTACGACCTGGTGCGCGACACGATGCGCGCGGCCTCGCCGACGCCGGCCAGTGGGCTGGCGGTATCGACGCCCGCGGCAACCGATCCGGCCGTGCCCGCAACGCCGGCTGCCCCCGCGGCTCCGGCTGCAGGTGCGGCAGGTGCGAAGGCTCCCGCTGCAGGGCTCATTCACCCGAATGCGCCGGCGCCCGGCAAGCCCGATCCCAAGGCGCTCGCCGTCGCGGGCGTGGCAGCGGCCGGCGCGAAGGCTGCGCCCCCTCCCCCGGCTGCACCTCCCGCAGCGCCCCCCGCAGTCCCGAGCCTCGCGGCATTCGACTTCGAGCGTCAGTGGAAGACGGCGCTGCAGAAGGGCATCATCGGCGGAAGCGCCCCCACCGCGTTCACCCCCTCGGACGTGCGCGCGGACGACATCGTCGCGGAGCTCTCCAAGGCGGCAAAGAAGGCAGGCGGCGGCCTCGAGGCCGTGTTCCTCCCCGACCCGAAGCTGCACGCCGGCGAGCACGCGAACAACCCGTGGTTGCTCGAGCTGCCCGACACCATGACGAAGATCGTCTGGGACAACGCGGCGCTGCTCTCCAAGAAGACGGCCGACGAGAAGGGCATCAAGAACGGCGACCTCATCAAGGTCTCGCGCGGCGATGCCTCCATCACGATTGCCGCGTGGATCCTCCCCGGCCAGGCCGACAACTCGATTGGCCTCCGCCTCGGCTGGGGTCGCGCCAAGCCCGGCCGCTACGGCAAGGGCCACGGCTTCGACGTCAACCCGCTCCGCTCGTCCGAGGCGCCCGGATTCGTCTCCGGCGTCAACATCGAGAAGACCGGCACGACGTACGACCTCACGCAGACGCAGGATCACGACTCGATGGAAGGCCGCCCGGTCGCCATCGACGCGACCCTCGAAGAGTACCGCGCGAACCCGTCGTTCACGCAGTACCGCAGCGCGAACCCCAAGACCCTCCCGCTCTGGAATCGCCAGGACTACTCGAAGGGTCACCAGTGGGGCATGTCGATCGACTTGAACCAGTGCACGGGCTGCAACGCGTGCATCATCGCTTGCCAGGCGGAGAACAACATTCCGACCGTCGGCAAGACCCAGGTCGGCCGCGGCCGTGAGATGCACTGGCTGCGCATCGACCGCTACTTCGTCGGCAACGACGTTGCGGATCCGCAGGTCGCCCTGCAGCCGCTCGCCTGCGTCCAGTGCGAGGAAGCGCCCTGCGAGAACGTCTGCCCGGTCAACGCCACGGAGCACAGCCCCGAAGGCTTGAACGACATGGCGTACAACCGCTGCATCGGCACGCGCTACTGCGCGAACAACTGCCCGTACAAGGTGCGCCGCTTCAACTACCTGGAGTTCCAGGGCGACCCGCTCTACGGCGACATGCCGGAGACGGTGAAGATGCAGTTCAACCCGAACGTCACCGTTCGCATGCGCGGCGTCATGGAGAAGTGCACGTACTGCGTGCAGCGCATCCAGGAAGCCAAGATCAACGAGAAGCGCACGGGCAAGCCGCTGCGCGACCAGAGCTTCACCACCGCGTGCGCGCAAGCGTGCCCGGCGGGCGGCATCGTCTTCGGCGACCTGAACGATCCCAAGTCGCGCGTTGCCGAGCTCCGCAAGCGTGACCGCAGCTACGCGCTCCTCGCCGACCTCGGTACGCATCCGCGCACCACCTACCTCGGCAAGATCCGCAACCCGAACAAAGAAATGGCCTAG